One part of the Myxococcales bacterium genome encodes these proteins:
- a CDS encoding transposase domain-containing protein: MYTLILSCRNLGIDTRDYLIDVLGRIRGGWPVSRLSELTTDAWAGQARSGG, from the coding sequence GTGTACACGCTGATCCTGTCGTGCCGGAATCTGGGCATCGATACCCGCGACTACCTCATCGACGTGCTCGGGAGGATCCGCGGCGGCTGGCCCGTCAGCAGGCTCAGCGAACTCACGACAGACGCTTGGGCAGGCCAAGCACGCTCTGGGGGGTGA
- a CDS encoding transposase: protein MKRKRQKHTAAFKAKVALEAIREQTTIAEIARVYKLNPNLVHKWKAEAIERMAVVFEQGRASDDEALGAERETELLRKVGQLTLENDFLARGLARIR, encoded by the coding sequence ATGAAACGGAAACGACAAAAGCATACGGCCGCGTTCAAGGCAAAAGTAGCGCTGGAAGCGATACGGGAACAAACCACAATCGCGGAAATCGCGCGGGTCTACAAGCTGAACCCGAATCTGGTGCACAAATGGAAAGCCGAGGCCATCGAGCGAATGGCAGTAGTGTTTGAGCAAGGTCGTGCGAGCGACGACGAGGCGCTGGGCGCCGAACGCGAGACCGAGCTTCTACGCAAGGTTGGTCAGCTGACGTTGGAGAACGATTTTTTAGCACGCGGGCTCGCGCGAATCCGGTGA
- a CDS encoding IS3 family transposase codes for MVEPKEKISIRRQCELLDLPRSTFYFEGMEAPEEDLKLCTELDRLHLEFPAAGSRQLSRLLRNRGKRVNRKRVQRLMRAMGLEALAPKPCTTMASPEHEKFPYLLRNLNIVRPNQVWASDITYIPTAMGHCYLVAVMDWYSRRVLSWRVVSHAISPRVSQRRSP; via the coding sequence ATGGTCGAGCCCAAAGAGAAAATCTCCATCCGAAGGCAATGCGAACTGCTCGACTTGCCCAGGTCGACGTTTTACTTCGAGGGAATGGAAGCCCCAGAAGAGGACCTGAAACTGTGCACCGAGCTTGATCGGTTGCATCTAGAATTTCCAGCGGCGGGGAGTCGGCAGTTGTCTCGGCTTTTGCGCAACCGTGGCAAGCGGGTGAACAGAAAGCGCGTACAACGGCTGATGAGGGCCATGGGCTTGGAGGCACTTGCCCCGAAGCCGTGTACGACGATGGCAAGCCCCGAGCATGAGAAATTTCCGTATCTGCTGAGAAACTTGAATATCGTGCGGCCGAACCAGGTGTGGGCTTCGGACATTACGTACATCCCCACGGCGATGGGGCATTGCTATCTGGTTGCCGTGATGGATTGGTATTCGCGGCGCGTTCTATCGTGGCGTGTTGTCTCTCACGCTATCTCACCTCGAGTTTCTCAGCGAAGATCACCCTGA
- a CDS encoding AAA family ATPase: MMYRKHFGLNRHPFGKEVEPDDLFVSSASQELSVRLNHLIEMRGIGLVTGDSGSGKTTACRKVVSGLHTGLHKVVYVAHSTGNVMDVYKAIAWEMGLPTERNRAAVYRQIRTEVTRLTTEARCRPILIVDEAHHLRPDVLEDLRLLTNYQMDAENRLCLLLVGQSELRRRLGMAVYEALSQRIVMRYHFAGLSREELSGYFAHRLRLAGTELPLFDPAALEATFQATGGLPRKVNLLAHHALMAAALARAKSVTVEHVQAALPEVG; this comes from the coding sequence ATGATGTACCGCAAGCACTTCGGCCTGAACCGCCATCCCTTCGGCAAGGAGGTCGAGCCTGATGACCTCTTTGTCTCATCTGCAAGTCAGGAGCTGTCGGTCCGCCTCAATCACCTCATCGAGATGAGGGGCATCGGCCTCGTCACGGGCGACAGCGGCAGCGGGAAGACCACTGCCTGTCGCAAGGTAGTCTCGGGACTGCACACGGGGCTACACAAGGTGGTCTACGTCGCCCACTCGACCGGCAACGTCATGGACGTCTACAAAGCCATCGCCTGGGAAATGGGCCTGCCCACCGAGCGCAACCGTGCCGCCGTGTATCGGCAGATCCGAACCGAGGTCACACGCCTGACCACCGAGGCACGGTGTCGCCCCATCCTCATCGTCGATGAGGCCCATCATCTCAGGCCTGACGTGCTCGAAGACCTCAGGCTCCTGACCAACTACCAAATGGACGCAGAGAATCGGCTTTGCCTGCTGCTGGTGGGACAATCTGAGCTGCGTCGTCGACTGGGCATGGCTGTCTACGAGGCGCTCAGCCAGCGCATCGTCATGCGCTATCACTTCGCAGGTCTTTCCCGTGAGGAGCTGTCCGGATACTTTGCTCACCGGCTTCGCCTCGCGGGGACCGAGCTGCCGCTCTTTGATCCCGCAGCCCTCGAGGCAACCTTCCAGGCCACAGGAGGTCTGCCACGAAAAGTGAACCTCCTTGCTCACCACGCCCTCATGGCCGCAGCTCTCGCACGGGCCAAATCCGTGACTGTCGAGCACGTCCAGGCAGCTTTGCCGGAGGTCGGGTGA
- a CDS encoding DDE-type integrase/transposase/recombinase produces the protein MDTQADDNERRKAVALFRYGVIADLLHWPKGKRGLGEQIAKKADRTYDIPGSRRSRIAAETIRDWLKAYRHGGFDALMPKARSDEGQARKIPQSIVDLLCMVKEDRPALSVRMVIDAVRASGEVPQDLELAPATVHRVLSRAGLMARKPETPTSNDRRRFAFAKAGEMWMSDVMHGPSVLIGGKRRQKTYLISFMDDATRVVPYAAFALGENVSCFMPVFEQALRRRGLPLRLYVDNGAAYRSHHLSLVCARLGVTLIHARPYQPQGKGKQERWHREVRRQCLGTLAEGDTASLEALNRKLWTWVEGEYHQAPHRGLDGETPLERWARACDEVRLPDIGADFSALFLFEEKRKVHKDRTVSLRGVVYEVDASLVGETVSLRFDPSRVGKPVELWVKGRKVGLAKPVDAYANCFVKRDNEVRSVLRADRVAPNPPEGLRLRDFDVVEHHDQGER, from the coding sequence ATGGACACCCAAGCCGACGACAACGAGCGACGCAAGGCCGTCGCGCTCTTTCGCTATGGTGTGATTGCCGACCTATTGCACTGGCCCAAAGGCAAGCGAGGCCTGGGCGAGCAAATCGCAAAGAAGGCGGACCGCACCTACGACATCCCCGGCTCACGCAGGAGCCGTATCGCTGCCGAAACCATCAGAGACTGGCTCAAGGCCTATCGCCACGGCGGCTTCGATGCCCTGATGCCCAAGGCGCGCAGTGACGAGGGGCAGGCACGCAAGATCCCACAGTCCATCGTGGACCTTCTGTGCATGGTCAAGGAAGACAGGCCCGCACTGTCTGTGCGCATGGTCATCGATGCCGTGCGAGCCTCGGGCGAGGTACCACAGGACCTGGAGCTGGCGCCAGCCACGGTGCATCGGGTGCTCTCTCGTGCAGGCTTGATGGCTCGCAAGCCCGAGACGCCAACGAGCAACGACCGCCGTCGCTTCGCCTTCGCGAAGGCGGGGGAGATGTGGATGAGCGACGTGATGCACGGACCGTCCGTGCTGATCGGAGGCAAGCGCCGCCAAAAGACGTATCTCATCTCATTCATGGACGACGCCACCCGAGTCGTCCCGTACGCTGCCTTCGCGCTCGGCGAAAACGTCTCTTGTTTCATGCCCGTCTTCGAGCAAGCGCTGCGACGGCGTGGACTTCCCCTGCGGCTTTACGTCGACAACGGGGCAGCATATCGGTCGCATCATCTGTCCCTCGTCTGTGCCAGGCTGGGCGTGACTCTCATCCATGCACGCCCCTACCAGCCCCAGGGCAAGGGCAAGCAGGAGCGCTGGCACCGCGAGGTGCGCCGGCAATGCCTTGGCACCCTCGCCGAAGGAGACACTGCGAGCCTCGAAGCCCTCAACCGCAAGCTCTGGACCTGGGTCGAGGGGGAGTACCACCAGGCCCCTCACAGAGGCCTTGATGGCGAGACCCCGCTCGAGCGCTGGGCTCGCGCTTGCGACGAGGTGCGGCTGCCGGACATCGGCGCAGACTTCAGTGCGCTCTTTCTCTTCGAGGAAAAGCGCAAGGTACACAAAGACAGGACCGTCAGCTTGCGGGGCGTCGTCTATGAGGTGGACGCTTCGCTCGTCGGCGAAACCGTCTCTTTGCGCTTCGACCCGAGCCGGGTCGGCAAGCCCGTCGAGCTCTGGGTCAAGGGGCGCAAAGTCGGCCTGGCCAAACCCGTCGATGCGTATGCCAACTGCTTCGTCAAACGCGACAACGAGGTGCGCTCCGTCCTGCGTGCCGACCGCGTTGCACCGAATCCGCCAGAAGGACTTCGCCTGCGCGACTTCGACGTCGTCGAGCACCACGACCAAGGAGAGCGATGA
- a CDS encoding DDE-type integrase/transposase/recombinase, with protein sequence MSNSMDSTFCIEALREAMGKFGTPSIFNTDQGSQFTDKAFTSVLLNAGVKVSMDLLGARGSIVER encoded by the coding sequence GTGTCCAATTCCATGGACAGCACTTTCTGCATCGAGGCGCTGCGGGAAGCGATGGGAAAGTTCGGAACACCGTCCATTTTCAACACCGACCAGGGGTCGCAGTTCACGGACAAGGCGTTCACGTCCGTGTTGCTCAACGCTGGGGTCAAGGTCAGCATGGACCTTCTCGGCGCGAGAGGTAGTATCGTTGAGCGATGA
- a CDS encoding RNA-binding protein, with amino-acid sequence MGNKLFVGNLSFEVGEDELRNVFAECGDVRSVSVPLDRYTNNPRGFAFVEMGSEGESASAIQNLNGRDLRGRTLRVSEALDRGGGGARGGGGGGGRERSDRGGQGGSRW; translated from the coding sequence ATGGGAAATAAGCTGTTTGTTGGAAATCTGTCGTTCGAGGTTGGTGAGGACGAGCTGCGCAACGTGTTCGCAGAATGTGGCGACGTGCGTTCGGTGTCGGTCCCTCTCGACCGGTACACCAACAACCCACGCGGCTTCGCCTTCGTGGAGATGGGATCCGAGGGCGAGAGCGCCAGCGCGATCCAGAACCTGAACGGACGCGACCTCCGCGGCCGGACCCTGCGCGTGAGCGAGGCGCTCGATCGCGGCGGGGGCGGAGCGCGGGGCGGCGGCGGCGGGGGCGGCCGCGAACGCAGTGACCGCGGCGGGCAAGGCGGAAGTCGCTGGTAG
- the nhaD gene encoding sodium:proton antiporter NhaD, whose product MSGIFGTVPHLDLGLPGLAANSLAGLASAGGADLTHHWAGYVAVGVFVLAYLLVMGEELTKLKKSGPVILAAGFIWALMAFVERGTDNAHHVEEAVRHAVLEYSEILLFLLTAMAYINAMTDRGLFEGLRVWLIQRRFTYRKLFWLTGVTAFFMSAIFDNLTTALVLGAVVCSVGRDNKRFIQIGCINIVVAANAGGAFSPFGDITTLMVWQKGVLAFGEFFRLFVPSVVNALVPAILMGLAVPKGLPSSDEVTTTLKPGAWRVLGLFFITIATAVSFHSVLGIPPFLGMVTGLGFLQVFGYYLQRQGRKAQLNASPSESQLGDIVAFDPFRFIERAEWDTLLFFYGVILCVAGLGYVGYLSMVSHLLYEGWSPTLANTVLGLLSAVIDNIPIMAAVLQMQPAMSDGQWLLITLTAGVGGSLLSVGSAAGVGLMGQSQHNYTFLKHLVWSPAIALGYFASIWCHLWINSAMF is encoded by the coding sequence ATGAGCGGCATCTTCGGAACTGTTCCTCACCTTGACCTCGGCCTCCCGGGCCTCGCCGCCAACAGCCTGGCCGGCCTGGCGTCGGCGGGCGGCGCTGATTTGACCCATCACTGGGCGGGCTACGTGGCCGTGGGCGTGTTCGTGCTTGCCTACCTGCTGGTCATGGGCGAGGAGCTCACGAAGCTCAAAAAGTCCGGGCCCGTCATCCTGGCCGCGGGCTTCATCTGGGCGCTGATGGCCTTCGTCGAGCGCGGCACGGACAACGCGCATCACGTCGAAGAAGCCGTTCGCCACGCCGTGCTGGAGTACAGCGAGATCTTGCTCTTCCTGCTCACCGCGATGGCCTACATCAACGCGATGACCGACCGAGGCCTCTTCGAAGGCCTGCGCGTTTGGCTCATTCAGCGGCGCTTCACCTACCGCAAGCTCTTCTGGCTCACGGGCGTGACCGCGTTTTTCATGTCGGCGATCTTCGACAACCTCACCACGGCCTTGGTTCTGGGTGCGGTGGTCTGCTCCGTCGGGCGCGACAACAAGCGCTTCATTCAGATCGGGTGCATCAACATCGTGGTGGCGGCCAATGCGGGGGGCGCGTTTTCGCCGTTTGGCGATATCACCACCTTGATGGTTTGGCAGAAAGGCGTGTTGGCGTTTGGCGAGTTCTTCCGCCTCTTCGTTCCCTCCGTGGTGAACGCGCTGGTTCCGGCGATCCTCATGGGGTTGGCCGTTCCCAAGGGACTGCCAAGTTCCGACGAAGTGACGACCACGCTCAAGCCCGGTGCCTGGCGGGTTCTCGGCCTCTTCTTCATCACGATCGCCACGGCGGTGTCGTTCCACAGCGTGCTCGGCATTCCCCCTTTCCTGGGAATGGTGACGGGCCTCGGCTTCCTGCAGGTCTTCGGCTACTACTTGCAACGGCAGGGCCGCAAGGCGCAGCTCAACGCGAGCCCGAGCGAATCACAGCTGGGTGACATCGTGGCGTTCGACCCCTTCCGCTTCATCGAGCGGGCCGAATGGGACACCTTGCTGTTCTTCTACGGCGTGATCCTCTGCGTGGCGGGCCTCGGATACGTGGGCTACCTGTCGATGGTGTCGCACCTCCTTTACGAAGGCTGGAGCCCCACCCTCGCCAACACCGTCTTGGGCCTGCTCTCCGCCGTCATCGACAACATTCCCATCATGGCCGCTGTGCTGCAGATGCAGCCAGCGATGAGCGACGGTCAATGGCTACTCATCACGTTGACGGCCGGTGTGGGCGGAAGTCTGCTGTCCGTGGGCTCGGCGGCTGGCGTGGGCCTCATGGGACAGTCCCAGCACAACTACACGTTTTTAAAGCACCTGGTCTGGAGCCCCGCCATCGCGCTCGGCTACTTCGCCAGCATCTGGTGCCACCTCTGGATCAACAGCGCGATGTTCTAA
- a CDS encoding OmpA family protein → MFPPTPEPHPTAPGTPGSFAPSFEAPPTTISAPPVMAPAVHTSPDAPLYAPPEFPAPSPYAPPYGGSPSQDWAAPGPASGPSHAPSPDSLLGRAAARSKSQGEDPYATETLPAGRLERVRRRGRLGWLLATLGFAALIGGAALANKERERLLALQSQQQDAVDAAQARVAAAESRAAEEARKFATLEAEIAAKDTATSADQKLIADLKEQLTEKDGEIESAGKEVSVSLVDDVMFPSGKAELSLGGYRVLARVGKILKGVEDKQIIIGGHTDNRPVKRSDFPTNWELSSARAVNVVRYLVEEVGLDPTRVSAAAYSQYRPRSKNLARNRRIEVLLTPIVKVDRKAAR, encoded by the coding sequence ATGTTTCCCCCCACCCCGGAGCCGCACCCCACCGCGCCGGGCACGCCGGGATCGTTCGCGCCCTCCTTCGAGGCCCCACCGACCACCATCAGCGCCCCCCCCGTCATGGCGCCCGCGGTGCATACGAGCCCCGACGCGCCCCTCTACGCGCCCCCGGAGTTCCCCGCCCCGTCACCGTATGCCCCCCCTTACGGAGGGAGCCCGAGCCAAGACTGGGCGGCTCCCGGTCCCGCTTCGGGACCCAGCCATGCGCCAAGCCCCGACAGCCTTCTGGGCCGTGCGGCGGCCCGCTCGAAGAGCCAGGGTGAAGACCCCTACGCCACGGAGACCCTGCCGGCCGGAAGGCTCGAGCGTGTCCGGCGCCGGGGCCGCCTTGGTTGGCTGCTGGCAACCCTGGGATTCGCCGCTCTCATCGGCGGGGCCGCCCTGGCCAACAAGGAGCGCGAGCGCCTGCTGGCCTTGCAGAGTCAGCAGCAGGACGCTGTCGACGCTGCACAGGCCCGCGTGGCGGCCGCAGAGAGCCGTGCGGCCGAAGAGGCCCGAAAATTCGCAACGCTCGAGGCCGAGATCGCGGCCAAGGACACGGCGACCTCCGCAGACCAGAAGCTGATTGCCGACCTCAAAGAGCAGCTCACCGAGAAAGACGGCGAGATCGAGTCGGCGGGCAAGGAAGTGTCCGTGAGTCTGGTCGACGATGTGATGTTTCCCAGCGGAAAGGCCGAGCTTTCCTTGGGTGGGTACCGTGTGCTGGCCCGCGTGGGGAAGATCCTGAAGGGCGTCGAAGACAAACAAATCATCATTGGCGGCCACACCGACAACCGCCCCGTCAAGCGCAGCGACTTCCCCACCAACTGGGAGCTCTCGTCAGCCCGCGCGGTCAACGTGGTCCGTTACCTCGTGGAAGAAGTTGGGCTCGACCCCACGCGGGTCTCGGCCGCGGCCTACTCGCAGTACCGCCCCCGCAGCAAGAACCTGGCGCGCAACCGGCGCATCGAGGTGCTGCTCACCCCCATCGTCAAGGTGGACCGGAAAGCGGCTCGCTAG
- a CDS encoding calcium/sodium antiporter: MTLSSPVLLVLGLVLLAGGADVLIRGAARLGLSLGLSPLVVGLTVVAVGTSAPELGVSVFSAWAGQGDLAVGNVVGSNIGNLLLILGLSALLRPLVVDPAVLRWDFPFLVGVSALLFALAWDGALSSVDGLVCLLLGCVYTWRSIQVGRRQGTETPEGVPRSVGRPRFATVARDLALIGVGLGMLVLGSRWLVDAAVHMARALGVSELVIGLTVVAIGTSLPELFTSIVATMRGQREIVVGNVVGSNIANILLVLGATAVVARGPVRVAPGALALDVPVMLFATVCCYPLLLTGGAVSRKEGALLMSGYFVYVVHLALTAARHAWAPGFARVALFAFVPVACLVAVGASVSAWRAGRFRART, encoded by the coding sequence GTGACTCTCTCTTCCCCCGTTCTTTTGGTCCTTGGGTTGGTGCTACTGGCGGGCGGCGCGGATGTGCTCATCCGTGGCGCTGCGCGGCTGGGCTTGTCTTTGGGGCTATCGCCGCTGGTCGTGGGGCTCACCGTGGTGGCGGTGGGCACGAGCGCCCCTGAACTCGGTGTGTCCGTGTTCTCGGCGTGGGCGGGTCAGGGCGACTTGGCCGTGGGGAACGTGGTGGGGAGCAACATCGGCAATCTGCTTCTCATCCTCGGGCTGTCGGCGCTGCTTCGCCCGTTGGTGGTGGACCCGGCCGTGTTGCGCTGGGACTTTCCCTTTCTGGTGGGCGTATCGGCGCTCTTGTTCGCGCTGGCGTGGGACGGGGCTCTTTCTTCGGTCGACGGCCTCGTGTGTCTTCTGCTCGGCTGCGTGTACACCTGGCGCTCGATTCAGGTGGGCCGCCGCCAGGGCACCGAAACACCTGAGGGTGTGCCCCGATCGGTGGGGCGACCCCGCTTTGCCACCGTCGCGCGGGACTTGGCCTTGATCGGCGTGGGCCTCGGCATGCTGGTTCTCGGGTCACGCTGGCTCGTGGATGCCGCCGTGCACATGGCGCGGGCGCTGGGCGTCAGCGAGTTGGTGATTGGCCTCACCGTGGTGGCGATCGGGACGTCGCTCCCGGAGCTTTTCACGTCGATCGTGGCCACGATGCGAGGGCAAAGGGAGATCGTGGTGGGGAATGTGGTGGGCAGCAACATCGCCAACATCCTCCTCGTCCTGGGCGCAACGGCCGTGGTGGCACGCGGTCCCGTGCGCGTCGCGCCCGGCGCGTTGGCGTTGGATGTGCCCGTGATGCTGTTCGCAACGGTGTGTTGCTATCCCCTGCTGCTCACGGGCGGGGCGGTGAGCCGAAAAGAAGGGGCCTTGCTGATGAGCGGCTACTTCGTCTACGTGGTGCACCTGGCCCTGACGGCGGCGCGGCATGCGTGGGCCCCGGGGTTTGCCCGCGTGGCTCTCTTTGCGTTCGTGCCGGTGGCCTGCCTCGTGGCCGTGGGAGCCAGCGTGAGTGCCTGGCGGGCCGGACGGTTCCGCGCGCGGACCTGA
- a CDS encoding 3-deoxy-7-phosphoheptulonate synthase, translating to MRPTKDLHVKECKPLATPAQIVAEIPMTDAAAETVATAREEMRQLIHGQDRRLLVVVGPCSIHDVAMAEAYAAFIAEARRTYGASLLVLMRVYFEKPRTTTGWKGLINDPHLDGTYDVETGLRRGRKLLVQLAEAGIPAASEVLDPISPQYLAEAISWAAIGARTVESQTHREMASGLSMPIGLKNGTDGSLQTALNAMKSAAQPHRFLGVDVEGRVAVVATTGNQDTHLVLRGGLAGPNYEEPYVLAAADELRKAGLPSRVMIDCSHDNSSKDFARQPVVLDDIAAQLRRHDHILGVMIESNLVAGKQAFPPPAGTSLRYGQSITDGCVDLEATRRMLDALADALAGRPAA from the coding sequence ATGCGCCCCACCAAAGACCTTCACGTCAAAGAGTGCAAACCCCTGGCGACGCCGGCTCAAATCGTCGCGGAAATCCCGATGACGGATGCGGCGGCGGAGACCGTGGCCACGGCGCGGGAGGAGATGAGGCAGCTCATCCATGGTCAGGATCGCCGTCTCCTCGTGGTGGTGGGGCCCTGCAGCATCCACGACGTCGCGATGGCCGAAGCGTACGCGGCCTTCATCGCCGAGGCCCGCCGGACCTACGGCGCGTCGTTGCTGGTCCTGATGCGCGTCTATTTCGAGAAACCGCGGACCACGACGGGATGGAAGGGGCTCATCAACGATCCCCACCTCGACGGCACATACGACGTGGAGACCGGCCTACGGAGGGGGCGCAAGCTCCTGGTGCAGCTGGCGGAAGCGGGCATTCCGGCGGCGTCGGAGGTGCTCGATCCCATCTCGCCGCAGTACCTGGCGGAGGCCATCTCCTGGGCCGCGATCGGTGCGCGGACGGTGGAGAGCCAGACCCATCGCGAGATGGCTTCCGGGCTCTCGATGCCCATCGGGCTCAAAAACGGAACGGACGGTAGCCTGCAGACCGCGCTCAACGCGATGAAGTCGGCGGCGCAGCCGCATCGTTTCCTGGGCGTCGACGTCGAGGGGCGTGTGGCCGTGGTGGCCACGACGGGCAATCAGGACACGCACCTCGTGCTGCGCGGCGGTTTGGCCGGGCCCAACTACGAAGAGCCCTACGTGCTCGCGGCCGCAGACGAGCTGCGAAAGGCGGGCTTGCCGTCGCGAGTGATGATCGACTGTAGCCACGACAACAGCTCGAAGGACTTCGCGCGGCAGCCCGTGGTGCTCGACGACATCGCCGCTCAGCTTCGCCGTCACGATCACATCCTGGGCGTCATGATCGAGTCGAACTTGGTGGCAGGGAAACAGGCCTTCCCGCCGCCTGCGGGCACGAGCCTGCGCTACGGCCAGAGCATCACGGATGGGTGCGTGGATCTCGAGGCGACCCGTCGCATGCTGGATGCGCTCGCAGACGCGCTCGCGGGCCGTCCGGCGGCTTGA
- a CDS encoding NTP transferase domain-containing protein, whose amino-acid sequence MASLDVVLMAAGLGSRLGELTRHLPKALIPVAGKPLLAYGLGFARLLAPRRIIVVGGFEFEQVADTLEALRKGPAADLPIELVQNAAFRRGNILSFQAARPHLVGDFLILNVDHIYRPTIAPLVAAPVTDVTGFIDTDRTLGADDMKVLRDAEGRIQEIAKPLSQFDCGYVGMTRVPAEAKARYLAAVDEAIREDGEDIHVERVLARLARTSLPPHCRDISGHGWLEVDTPEERHQAEGALGGGAFDGLRA is encoded by the coding sequence GTGGCCAGCCTCGACGTGGTCCTGATGGCGGCCGGGCTTGGCAGCCGTCTCGGTGAGCTCACGCGCCATCTTCCCAAAGCCCTCATCCCCGTGGCGGGAAAGCCGCTCCTGGCCTACGGACTGGGCTTCGCGCGGCTCCTGGCACCGCGGCGGATCATCGTGGTGGGAGGTTTCGAGTTCGAGCAAGTGGCCGACACGCTCGAAGCGCTTCGGAAGGGCCCCGCAGCCGATCTGCCCATCGAGCTCGTGCAAAACGCAGCGTTCCGACGCGGCAATATTTTGTCGTTCCAGGCCGCCCGGCCTCACCTCGTGGGCGATTTCCTGATCCTCAACGTGGACCACATCTACCGGCCGACGATTGCGCCCCTGGTGGCGGCGCCCGTCACGGATGTCACGGGCTTCATCGACACCGACCGCACGCTCGGCGCGGACGACATGAAGGTGCTGCGCGATGCAGAGGGCCGCATCCAGGAGATCGCCAAGCCCCTCTCCCAGTTCGATTGCGGCTACGTGGGCATGACCCGCGTGCCGGCCGAGGCGAAGGCGCGTTATCTGGCCGCCGTGGACGAGGCGATCCGCGAAGATGGGGAGGACATCCACGTCGAACGCGTGCTGGCGCGCCTGGCGCGCACATCCTTACCCCCCCATTGCCGCGACATCAGCGGCCATGGCTGGCTCGAGGTGGACACGCCCGAGGAACGCCACCAGGCCGAAGGCGCCCTGGGCGGCGGCGCCTTCGACGGTCTGCGGGCCTGA
- a CDS encoding HAD hydrolase-like protein, producing MDVQPATAPLSTRRASRLAPRLAAPKVLLCDLDGTLIDTMPILADLATDVLEEVYGMDRKLARDMYLTTCGLPFIRQLDAICPGDGRNQAASDRFEAAKPARCNTARLTTETRWALEELRSRGVAVVVSSNNGTENVNTFVAHNRFPFDMALGYGNGLAKGRTHVELAMKHFGVRREDLMFVGDSLHDGDIADQEELRFIGVAGTFSRERFVLKFPKHPVVDQFAHIPDLFWPMASAAGL from the coding sequence ATGGACGTTCAACCCGCCACCGCCCCCCTTTCGACACGCCGCGCTTCCCGGCTCGCGCCCCGGCTGGCCGCACCCAAAGTGCTGCTCTGCGACCTCGACGGCACCTTGATCGACACGATGCCGATCCTGGCGGACTTGGCCACGGACGTTCTCGAAGAGGTCTACGGCATGGACCGCAAGCTGGCGCGGGACATGTACCTCACCACCTGCGGCCTTCCCTTCATTCGTCAGCTCGACGCCATTTGCCCGGGCGATGGCCGCAACCAAGCCGCGTCCGACCGCTTCGAGGCGGCGAAGCCCGCCCGCTGCAACACCGCGCGCCTGACGACCGAAACGCGCTGGGCGCTCGAGGAACTCCGCAGCCGGGGCGTGGCCGTGGTGGTCTCGTCCAACAACGGCACCGAGAACGTGAACACGTTCGTCGCCCACAACCGGTTTCCTTTCGACATGGCGCTGGGCTACGGCAACGGCTTGGCCAAGGGCCGCACGCACGTCGAGCTTGCCATGAAGCACTTTGGCGTCCGCCGCGAGGACCTCATGTTCGTGGGTGACTCTCTTCACGACGGTGACATCGCCGACCAGGAGGAGCTCCGCTTCATCGGCGTGGCCGGGACCTTCTCGCGCGAGCGCTTCGTGCTCAAGTTCCCGAAGCACCCGGTGGTGGACCAGTTCGCCCACATTCCGGACCTGTTCTGGCCGATGGCCTCCGCTGCGGGACTCTAA
- a CDS encoding metal-dependent hydrolase, with translation MASIGHVAVGMLAGRLHGARDSRDLMRTMSAYAGLSLLPDLDILPVALGQPDHGLLGHRGFTHTWVFAGLVAALAYWIFRRGRYPVRVAVLSFLVVASHGVLDAATTDSRGIALLWPLLPERITLPLRPIPVAPSGLAYLSARGLEVSLVEALYFLPLMLLALWKGPLRSFLKSRHPVFARVQVFLIATAFCLVLGQIWLAHSELVAKTWAPRARASPAGSAAAALEPDPRPGPDR, from the coding sequence GTGGCCAGCATCGGGCACGTCGCCGTGGGAATGCTGGCGGGTCGCCTGCACGGGGCCCGCGACAGCCGAGATCTGATGCGCACGATGTCGGCCTATGCGGGGCTCTCGCTGCTCCCGGACCTCGACATCCTGCCCGTGGCGCTGGGGCAACCCGACCACGGGTTGCTGGGGCATCGCGGCTTTACGCATACCTGGGTGTTTGCGGGCCTCGTCGCCGCTCTCGCGTACTGGATATTCCGGCGGGGCCGGTATCCCGTACGTGTGGCGGTCCTGAGCTTCCTGGTGGTGGCCAGCCACGGGGTTTTGGACGCTGCGACCACGGACAGCCGCGGCATCGCGCTCTTGTGGCCGCTCCTGCCCGAGCGCATCACCCTGCCCCTCCGCCCGATTCCCGTGGCCCCATCGGGGCTTGCGTACCTGTCAGCGCGAGGGCTCGAGGTGAGCCTGGTCGAAGCGCTCTACTTCCTTCCCTTGATGCTTTTGGCCTTGTGGAAGGGACCGCTGCGCTCCTTCCTGAAGAGCCGCCATCCCGTTTTCGCCCGCGTTCAGGTCTTTCTGATCGCCACAGCGTTCTGCCTGGTCTTGGGGCAGATCTGGCTCGCGCACTCGGAGCTGGTGGCAAAAACCTGGGCACCTCGGGCCCGAGCCTCGCCGGCCGGGTCCGCTGCCGCAGCGCTTGAACCCGACCCGCGTCCTGGACCCGACCGGTAG